GGCGGGGACCTTGCCCTGGCGAAGCGGATTCGGATGGCCCCGGTTTTGACTCCGGGCGGCGGTGGCGTGTCGGCCCGCCTTTCCTTCTGAGTTCCAGGCGCGCCGCCCCGTCAGGAGGCCTCTCGCGAGCGGGTCACCAAGGGTGCACCGCCCGGCGTGCGGACCTTGCGCTTGCGGCTGAGTTCATCCAAAAAGCGCTCGGGCCCCACGCCAACCTGCGCGCGCAGTTTCGCCAAGTGTTGCCGTTCGTGCCACCAACACCACGAAAGACTCAGGCCCGCGGCTCCCGCGCAGCCGAGGGCGGCGGCCAGGCCCGAAACGCCCTGCCCCAAGAGCAAACCGAAACCTGACAGGGCCATGCCACGGGCCGTCAGCGAGCGGAGACCCAGCCTCTGGGCGGCGCCCATCTCGATGCGAAAGCTCACGCGGGTTCCGTTGCCCTCTGCGCACACCACCGTTTCCACCCTGCTGGCGGGCCCGAAGCTGTAGCGCTCCGCAAACGCCACCGAACGGGCCAGGCCGGGAAACAGGCCCTCGGCCCGGACCCACTCGATGCGGTCACCATGGTGGCGGTGCACCACCATGAGCTGTTCGGCCATGAACTGTTCGAGCGCGCGGCTCACCCGGCCAGGTCGCCCCGGCACGTGCCGTTCGACCCACACCCGTGCGGCGCCCAGGAGACGCTCGAGAGGTTTGGGGGGAACCGACGCCAGCTGGCCCCGGTTCAGCTCGGCCAAAGCCTGCTCCATGACAGGAGCCGAAAGCCCCACCTCCTCCCCGAGCCGGGTAAGGTCATCCGGGTCGATCTCGTCGTCGGCCCTCGCCTCACGGGCGGCTTCCAGCTCGGCCGCCCGCCTCAACACCATCTCGACCTGCACACGTGTGAGCTTCGAGGTCACTTCAGGATTATCCCAGAAAGCCGGACGAGGCGCCCGCCGCCGCAAACGGTGTTCAGGGTGGCGACGCTGGCGGGGGGGAACCGGCGGGGGGACCCGAACGAAGCCCAAAGACGCGCCGGACCACCCAGCCGTACAGCCACTGGGGGGTGATCGGGTGGAGGTAGCGCGACACGAACGAAAGCGGCCCCACGAAGTAGCGAAGGCGCGGACGCCGGCATGTGGCGGCGAAAAAGATCGCGCGCACCACCACATTCACATCGCCTTGCGGAGCTTGGGCGTTCAGGCGCTCGAACCGCTCCGCGAGGGCCAGGTAGCGAGAGGAAGCGCGCCCTCCCCCCACACGCACCTGGTTTTTCTGCAGGGCCGTGGGGAAGGGGCCGGGCAGAATCGAAGCCACGCGAATGCCGAACGGCGCCAGCTCGTAGTGAAGCGCTTCGCCCAGCGCCTCGAGCGCCGCCTTCGAGGCATGGTAGGGCCCGAGCATCGGGATGACCGAGAGCGCCGCGAGCGAGCTGACGTTCACGATGCGCCCCTGCCCCTGCGCATGCATGGCCGGAAGCACGGCACGACAGAGCCGCAAGGCCCCGAGCACGTTCGTTTCGAGCTGGGCCTGGAGCTCGTCGGGATGGGTTTCCTCGACGGGTCCCACGCAGAAGTAGCCCGCGTTGTTGACGAGAACGTCCAGCGTTCCCCCCGTCGCCGCCAGGACCTCCTCCACGGCCGCGCGCACCGAATCGTCATCGGTCACGTCGAGCCGAGGCGTCGTCAGGGACCAGCCGTTCGCAGTGGCCTCCTCCCGCAGGGGGGCTCCAGCGCTCGGGGTCCGCAGGGAGGCAAAGACCCGAAAGCCCCGAGAGGCAAAAAGCCGAGCCGCCGCCTGGCCAAAGCCACTCGAGCAGCCCGTGATCAGCACGGAGGGTTGACGTTGAGCCTCAGACACGTCCAAGCCCCCACAAAAGGCCCACCATGAGGCTGCCCCAGGCGACGGTGCCCACGAGCCAGGTATGCCGGGGCCAGCGCTTGATGCGCGTGAGCAGCCGCGCACCGAGCGAGACGTTGAGCGTCGACAGCACACTCAGGAAGGCCATCCACATCGCCGCATGACCTTCCTCCCGATCGGGACCATATGCAAACGACAATGCGCCCGAAAGGAACAACGTGGCCAGGGCGAGCTGCCCGATCGCCCGCCGGCCGAGGCGCGCCCGCAGCTGGGCCGCGCGAACGTGTTTGAGACCTGGAACGGGGACCTTCATGGCTAAGGCTCACCGCACATGACTCGTGACTATCGTCTTTGGACCCCGGACGCAAAGCCTTTGCAGGCCTGCCAGCGCCGACCGGTGGCAGAGGAAGTCAGCCGTGTGCACCTGCCGCTTTGTCCAGCTCCCGGC
The DNA window shown above is from Myxococcales bacterium and carries:
- a CDS encoding SDR family oxidoreductase, with the protein product MSEAQRQPSVLITGCSSGFGQAAARLFASRGFRVFASLRTPSAGAPLREEATANGWSLTTPRLDVTDDDSVRAAVEEVLAATGGTLDVLVNNAGYFCVGPVEETHPDELQAQLETNVLGALRLCRAVLPAMHAQGQGRIVNVSSLAALSVIPMLGPYHASKAALEALGEALHYELAPFGIRVASILPGPFPTALQKNQVRVGGGRASSRYLALAERFERLNAQAPQGDVNVVVRAIFFAATCRRPRLRYFVGPLSFVSRYLHPITPQWLYGWVVRRVFGLRSGPPAGSPPPASPP